In Flavobacterium endoglycinae, one DNA window encodes the following:
- a CDS encoding SRPBCC family protein, producing the protein MKTENNKYAKAEMLIRKPVSEVFQAFIDPEITRKFWFTKGSGKLEENQKTEWTWEMYGFSLSVTTLVVQENKKIVIEWGNPDEITLVEWVFSPLDENETFVSITNSGFQGDTDKIIDQVRNSTEGFTLVLAGAKAYLEHNLLLNLVLDRFPKGLA; encoded by the coding sequence ATGAAAACAGAAAACAATAAATATGCAAAGGCCGAAATGCTGATTAGAAAACCTGTTTCTGAAGTTTTTCAAGCTTTTATTGATCCCGAAATCACCCGTAAATTCTGGTTTACAAAAGGTTCTGGGAAATTAGAGGAAAATCAAAAAACAGAATGGACTTGGGAAATGTACGGTTTCTCGCTTTCCGTTACCACGTTGGTTGTACAAGAAAATAAAAAAATCGTCATTGAATGGGGAAATCCTGATGAAATAACTTTAGTAGAATGGGTTTTTAGTCCGCTGGATGAAAACGAAACTTTTGTCAGTATCACGAACTCTGGTTTTCAAGGCGATACTGATAAAATAATCGATCAAGTCCGAAATTCAACGGAAGGTTTTACATTAGTTTTAGCTGGTGCAAAAGCCTATTTGGAACACAATTTACTATTGAATTTAGTTTTAGATCGTTTTCCGAAAGGACTTGCTTAA
- the panB gene encoding 3-methyl-2-oxobutanoate hydroxymethyltransferase, which yields MSVAKKDYKRITTKSLIEMKSNGEKISMLTAYDFTMAKIVDTAGVDVILVGDSASNVMAGHETTLPITLDQMIYHASSVVRAVERGLVVVDLPFGSYQSDSKEALRSSIRIMKESGAHAVKLEGGKEIKDSIRKILNAGIPVMGHLGLTPQSIYKFGTYSVRAKEEEEAEKLMEDAKMLEKIGCFAVVLEKIPAELARKVAESISIPVIGIGAGGGVDGQVLVIHDMLGMNNEFSPRFLRRYLNLYEEMTKAIGQYAADVKSQDFPNEREQY from the coding sequence ATGTCAGTAGCAAAAAAAGATTATAAAAGAATCACAACAAAGTCATTAATTGAAATGAAAAGCAATGGAGAAAAAATTTCTATGCTTACCGCGTATGATTTCACAATGGCTAAAATTGTTGATACTGCCGGAGTCGATGTGATTTTGGTTGGTGATTCTGCTTCCAATGTTATGGCGGGTCATGAAACGACTCTTCCAATTACTTTAGACCAAATGATTTACCATGCATCATCGGTTGTGCGTGCCGTAGAAAGAGGTTTGGTTGTGGTTGATTTGCCTTTCGGAAGTTATCAATCTGATTCAAAAGAAGCGCTTCGTTCTTCTATCAGAATTATGAAAGAAAGCGGTGCTCACGCTGTGAAATTAGAAGGTGGAAAAGAAATTAAAGATTCAATTAGAAAAATATTAAATGCCGGAATTCCGGTTATGGGCCATTTGGGTTTAACACCTCAGTCTATTTATAAATTCGGAACTTACAGCGTTCGTGCAAAAGAAGAAGAAGAAGCAGAAAAATTAATGGAAGATGCCAAAATGCTTGAAAAAATTGGCTGTTTTGCTGTTGTTCTTGAAAAAATCCCTGCTGAATTAGCTAGAAAAGTAGCCGAAAGTATTTCTATACCAGTTATCGGAATTGGTGCTGGAGGCGGTGTTGATGGTCAGGTTTTGGTTATTCACGATATGTTAGGAATGAATAATGAATTTAGTCCGCGTTTCTTACGCCGTTACTTGAATTTATACGAAGAAATGACAAAAGCAATCGGACAATATGCTGCTGATGTAAAATCTCAGGATTTCCCTAATGAGAGAGAACAATATTAA
- a CDS encoding 2'-5' RNA ligase family protein — MNLTEHYNELYKTSSETISKGKYSIDSEIKNESDSRFGITLLIRPNEEIKTNIQSFMQELKEAEPEQYFYPDSDIHITVMSIISCSEQFTLNQISPNDYIQLICKSMVDVDKITIQLKGVTASPSALMIQGFPTDETLNNLRNKLREDFKNSDLQQSIDSRYTISTAHSTIMRFQEKLHNPAKLIQIADKFRDYDFGEFNVKSLELVYNDWYQRKSNTKVLGEFCLR; from the coding sequence ATGAATTTAACCGAACATTACAACGAGCTTTACAAAACATCTTCTGAAACTATTTCAAAAGGGAAGTATTCTATAGATTCTGAAATTAAAAACGAATCCGATTCACGATTTGGAATTACATTGCTTATTCGTCCAAACGAGGAAATAAAAACCAATATTCAATCTTTCATGCAGGAATTGAAAGAAGCTGAACCGGAACAATATTTTTATCCAGATTCTGATATTCATATTACTGTAATGTCGATTATTTCTTGTTCGGAACAATTTACCTTAAATCAGATTTCGCCAAACGATTACATTCAGCTGATTTGTAAAAGTATGGTGGATGTTGATAAAATCACGATTCAATTGAAAGGAGTTACAGCCTCACCTTCTGCTTTAATGATTCAAGGATTTCCAACTGATGAAACTTTGAATAATTTACGAAATAAACTCCGCGAAGATTTTAAAAATTCAGATTTACAGCAAAGTATCGACAGCCGCTACACGATTTCAACGGCGCATTCTACGATAATGCGTTTTCAGGAAAAACTTCATAATCCAGCAAAATTAATTCAAATTGCAGATAAATTCCGTGATTATGATTTTGGAGAATTTAACGTGAAAAGTTTAGAATTGGTTTACAATGATTGGTACCAGCGCAAAAGCAATACAAAAGTTCTAGGCGAATTTTGTTTACGATAA
- a CDS encoding RluA family pseudouridine synthase → MKIVSNKNNLQILHEDNHIIVVNKRVGDIVQGDKTGDKPLSDVVKEYIKEKYNKPGDVFLGVIHRLDRPTTGIVAFARTSKALSRMNELFSNRETKKTYWAVVKNKPKEASAKLVHYLKRNEKNNTSKAHLKEVPDSKLASLDYTIIKELQNYTALEINLHTGRHHQIRAQLSAIGSPIKGDLKYGADRSNPDGGIHLHARKLVFVHPVSKENITIIAPVPDDPVWNAI, encoded by the coding sequence ATGAAAATAGTTTCAAACAAAAATAATTTACAAATCCTGCACGAAGACAATCACATTATTGTGGTGAACAAACGTGTAGGCGATATTGTACAAGGCGATAAAACGGGAGATAAACCTTTATCTGATGTGGTAAAGGAATATATAAAAGAAAAATACAATAAACCTGGAGATGTTTTTCTGGGCGTCATTCATCGTTTGGACAGACCCACAACAGGAATTGTGGCTTTTGCCAGAACCAGTAAAGCTTTATCGCGAATGAATGAATTATTCAGCAATCGTGAAACTAAAAAAACCTATTGGGCTGTCGTTAAAAACAAACCAAAAGAAGCATCTGCCAAATTGGTTCATTACCTGAAAAGAAACGAAAAAAACAATACTTCAAAAGCGCATTTAAAAGAAGTTCCTGATAGTAAATTGGCCAGTTTAGATTACACAATAATTAAAGAACTTCAGAATTATACCGCTCTAGAAATCAATCTTCACACAGGGCGTCATCATCAAATTCGTGCACAATTATCAGCCATTGGGTCACCCATAAAAGGCGATTTAAAATACGGCGCCGACCGAAGCAATCCTGATGGAGGCATTCATCTGCATGCTCGAAAATTAGTTTTTGTGCATCCCGTTTCTAAAGAAAATATTACCATTATCGCTCCCGTTCCCGATGATCCTGTTTGGAATGCTATATGA
- a CDS encoding iron chaperone, translating into MEVKKPGNIDEYIGSFPNDVQEILEKIRNTIQKAAPDAKEKISYSMPAFEQNGIVVYFAAFKNHIGLYALPSGHEEFKEQLSKYKSGKGSVQFPLKDPMPYDLITKIVKFRVKENLEKAKKK; encoded by the coding sequence ATGGAAGTTAAAAAACCAGGGAACATAGACGAATACATTGGTAGTTTTCCAAATGATGTTCAGGAGATTTTAGAAAAAATCAGAAACACCATTCAGAAAGCGGCTCCTGATGCCAAAGAAAAAATCAGCTATTCAATGCCGGCTTTTGAACAAAACGGAATCGTGGTGTATTTTGCTGCTTTTAAAAATCATATCGGACTTTATGCACTTCCAAGCGGACATGAAGAATTTAAGGAGCAACTTTCGAAATACAAATCCGGTAAAGGTTCTGTTCAGTTTCCTTTAAAAGATCCGATGCCTTATGATTTGATTACCAAAATCGTAAAATTTAGAGTGAAAGAAAATCTAGAAAAAGCGAAAAAGAAATAA
- a CDS encoding DUF2625 domain-containing protein — MKKVEELIDKNDPGWVLVEDWIKTAQNKVEILPVDPAKAKDALYKTQVTTRSSMGAVVYMTGGLLVDDGWIRILGSGNAKFNRSLPDWNKGKAFNEFGEAAPYLLIADDAIGGFYLLNGGGLGADTGKIYYFSPDNLEYEPLDITYSEFLGFCFNNDLDKFYEGNRWNGWRDEVSKIKGDEVFNFYPFLWTAEGSDINKNSRKVISIQEQYSLNLDLRKQLGFAK, encoded by the coding sequence ATGAAGAAAGTAGAAGAACTAATAGATAAAAATGATCCAGGCTGGGTACTTGTAGAAGACTGGATTAAAACAGCACAAAACAAGGTTGAAATCTTACCCGTTGATCCTGCTAAAGCAAAAGACGCTTTGTACAAAACGCAGGTTACAACCCGTTCATCAATGGGAGCAGTTGTGTACATGACTGGCGGACTTTTGGTTGATGACGGATGGATTAGAATTTTGGGTTCTGGAAATGCCAAGTTTAACCGCTCGCTTCCGGATTGGAATAAAGGAAAAGCTTTTAACGAATTTGGAGAAGCTGCGCCTTATCTGTTAATTGCCGATGATGCTATTGGCGGTTTTTATCTTTTAAATGGAGGCGGATTAGGTGCCGATACGGGAAAAATTTACTATTTCTCTCCTGACAATCTTGAATACGAACCGCTTGATATTACGTATTCGGAATTTTTAGGGTTTTGTTTTAATAATGATCTGGATAAATTTTATGAAGGAAATAGATGGAACGGCTGGAGAGATGAGGTTTCTAAAATAAAAGGCGACGAAGTTTTTAATTTTTATCCGTTTTTGTGGACAGCGGAAGGAAGTGATATCAATAAAAATTCACGAAAAGTAATTTCTATTCAAGAACAATATAGTTTGAATTTAGATTTGAGAAAACAACTTGGATTTGCTAAATAA
- a CDS encoding aldehyde dehydrogenase has product MDYKNDIGYRKQTLKKLLYNIQKNEDLIVKALYDDFKKPEFEAVLTETNYVISDLKDTIKNISKWAKPKRVFPSLLNFPSTDYIYKEPYGRVLIISPWNYPFQLALCPLIAAVAAGNKVTVKPSELTPHTSAIIAKIVEKTFHINHVEVVEGGVEVSNKLLAERWDYIFFTGSVSVGKIVAKAAAENLTPVTLELGGKNPCVVDESADLKLAAKRIVWGKFINAGQTCIAPDYILIQKNMKVNFITFLIEEIIKAYGKKIDKSPDFARIINTKNWVRLDQMIERDKIIFGGETNHDKLYISPTLIEEPSLESAVMREEIFGPILPILTYETENDIHNIITKYEKPLAFYIFSENNSFAKKLIQKYSFGGGAVNDTVIHFSNKRLPFGGVGQSGIGAYHGQMSFDTFSHHKSIVKKGNWLDLPMRYAPYKDKLASIKRILDWL; this is encoded by the coding sequence ATGGACTATAAAAACGACATCGGATACAGAAAACAAACGCTGAAGAAGTTATTATATAACATTCAAAAAAACGAAGATTTAATCGTTAAAGCTTTATATGATGATTTTAAAAAACCAGAATTTGAAGCTGTTTTAACTGAAACGAATTATGTCATTTCAGATTTAAAAGATACCATCAAAAACATCAGCAAATGGGCAAAACCAAAACGTGTTTTCCCTTCTCTCTTAAATTTTCCTTCAACTGATTATATTTACAAAGAACCTTACGGCAGAGTTTTAATTATTTCGCCGTGGAATTATCCCTTTCAGCTTGCTCTATGTCCGCTTATTGCTGCTGTAGCCGCTGGAAATAAGGTTACTGTAAAACCATCAGAATTAACTCCGCATACCTCAGCCATTATTGCCAAAATTGTCGAAAAAACATTTCATATCAACCATGTTGAAGTGGTAGAAGGCGGAGTGGAAGTTTCAAACAAATTACTGGCAGAACGCTGGGATTATATTTTCTTTACCGGAAGTGTTTCAGTTGGAAAAATTGTAGCCAAAGCCGCTGCCGAAAACCTTACTCCGGTTACATTAGAATTAGGCGGAAAAAACCCTTGTGTTGTTGATGAATCTGCTGATTTAAAACTTGCTGCCAAACGAATTGTCTGGGGAAAATTTATAAATGCAGGCCAAACCTGCATTGCACCCGATTATATTTTGATCCAGAAGAATATGAAGGTTAATTTTATTACTTTCTTAATCGAAGAAATCATAAAAGCATATGGCAAAAAAATCGATAAATCGCCAGATTTTGCCCGCATCATCAATACCAAAAACTGGGTTCGGCTTGACCAAATGATTGAACGCGATAAAATAATTTTTGGTGGAGAAACCAATCATGATAAGTTATATATTTCTCCAACTTTAATTGAAGAACCATCTTTGGAAAGTGCTGTTATGAGAGAAGAAATCTTTGGGCCTATTTTACCAATTCTTACCTATGAAACTGAAAACGATATTCATAACATAATTACGAAGTACGAAAAACCTCTCGCGTTTTACATTTTCAGTGAAAATAATTCGTTTGCTAAGAAATTAATTCAAAAATACTCCTTTGGAGGCGGTGCCGTAAACGATACAGTAATCCATTTTTCTAATAAAAGACTGCCTTTTGGAGGTGTTGGACAAAGCGGAATCGGGGCTTATCATGGACAAATGAGTTTTGATACTTTTTCACATCATAAATCGATTGTAAAAAAAGGAAACTGGCTTGATTTACCTATGCGTTACGCACCTTACAAAGACAAATTAGCTTCCATAAAACGAATTTTGGACTGGCTGTAA
- a CDS encoding cation:proton antiporter: MIEFFRHLLHEFELPLSNPVLIFSLILFIILLSPILLKKINIPGIIGLILSGVVIGPHGLNILAKNSAVDLFSTIGLLYIMFIAGLELDMNEFKANRNKSLLFGFFTFILPLSIGFPVCFYLLKYDFNASFLTASMFATHTLVAYPIVSKMGIAKNQAVAITVGGTILTDTAVLIILAVIMGSSQGNLNQAFWIKLGISLAIFSAIMFLVIPRIAKWFFKKLESEKHAHYIFVLSVVFFAAFLAEVAGVEPIIGGFVAGLALNPLIPHSSALMNRIEFIGNSLFIPFFLISVGMLVDVSVILSGPTALIVAGTLSVVAIFGKWIAAFFTQVVFKYSKTERQLIFGLSSAHAAATLAVILVGFKAKILDENILNGTIILILITCIVASFATEKAAKKIAICEEEFSHEDAEKDQILDEHILIPLAKTSAAASLLDFALLIKDKKSSNPVTLLTIVPNNSKAEENIMKYRKAADKFVIQGSASEVKINTIARIDHNPASGIARTSKEIMSDIVIIGWPKKTGFLDKIFGENVDSIINNVDKNLFICRFPKNFIEEKRLVFICPPFSERGAGFHLLLQKISRLSQELSIPIVLYADEKTNQAIQNIANHLRLNAKIGFKNVSDWDSFDSISNDIKPTDLIVFNLSRKGSVSYLSIFDRLPQKFDKLFSDNNILLVYPQDERKESAMDAYEDFTATPLTKGLEAIEQISRGLGNILKKN; encoded by the coding sequence ATGATAGAATTTTTCAGACATCTATTACACGAATTCGAATTACCACTTAGCAATCCAGTATTAATTTTTTCATTGATACTTTTCATAATTCTGCTGAGTCCAATTTTACTAAAAAAGATTAATATTCCCGGAATCATAGGTTTGATACTTTCAGGAGTTGTTATTGGTCCGCATGGTTTAAATATTCTGGCAAAAAACTCAGCCGTTGATTTATTCTCTACAATCGGACTTTTGTATATCATGTTTATTGCCGGACTTGAACTCGATATGAATGAGTTTAAAGCCAATAGAAATAAATCTCTTCTATTCGGTTTTTTTACCTTTATACTGCCGCTTTCCATAGGATTTCCGGTTTGTTTTTATTTACTCAAATACGATTTTAATGCTAGTTTTTTAACCGCTAGTATGTTTGCCACGCATACTTTGGTGGCGTATCCTATTGTAAGTAAAATGGGAATTGCCAAAAATCAAGCAGTTGCCATAACGGTGGGAGGGACTATTTTGACTGATACCGCGGTTTTGATTATTCTGGCAGTTATCATGGGAAGCAGTCAGGGGAATTTAAATCAGGCATTTTGGATCAAATTAGGCATTTCGCTGGCTATTTTCTCAGCCATTATGTTTTTGGTGATTCCAAGAATTGCCAAATGGTTCTTTAAGAAGCTGGAAAGTGAAAAACATGCCCATTATATTTTTGTGCTTTCGGTAGTTTTCTTTGCGGCATTTTTGGCCGAAGTAGCAGGAGTAGAGCCTATCATTGGTGGCTTCGTGGCCGGATTGGCATTGAATCCGTTAATTCCGCATTCTTCTGCTTTAATGAACCGAATTGAATTTATAGGGAACTCATTGTTTATTCCGTTTTTCCTGATTTCTGTGGGAATGCTGGTTGATGTAAGTGTAATTTTAAGCGGACCAACTGCTTTAATTGTCGCTGGAACATTAAGTGTCGTGGCTATTTTCGGGAAATGGATTGCAGCCTTTTTTACACAAGTTGTTTTTAAATATTCGAAAACCGAAAGACAGTTGATTTTCGGATTGAGCAGTGCGCACGCTGCCGCAACTCTGGCCGTAATTCTGGTAGGTTTTAAAGCTAAAATCCTTGATGAAAACATCTTGAACGGAACCATTATTTTAATTTTAATTACTTGTATCGTAGCTTCTTTTGCCACCGAAAAAGCAGCGAAAAAAATTGCCATCTGCGAAGAAGAATTTTCACATGAAGATGCCGAAAAAGATCAAATTTTAGACGAACATATTTTAATTCCGCTGGCAAAAACGTCGGCAGCAGCCAGTTTATTAGATTTTGCGCTTTTAATTAAAGATAAAAAATCATCAAATCCTGTGACATTATTAACGATTGTTCCGAATAATAGTAAAGCCGAAGAAAACATCATGAAATACCGAAAAGCAGCGGATAAATTTGTGATTCAAGGTTCTGCTTCGGAAGTAAAAATAAATACAATTGCCCGAATCGATCATAATCCGGCAAGTGGAATTGCAAGGACTTCAAAAGAAATCATGTCGGATATTGTGATTATAGGCTGGCCGAAAAAGACTGGTTTCTTAGATAAAATTTTTGGAGAAAATGTCGATTCTATTATTAATAATGTCGATAAGAATTTGTTCATCTGCCGATTCCCTAAAAATTTTATTGAAGAAAAAAGACTCGTTTTCATATGTCCGCCTTTTTCAGAAAGAGGTGCTGGATTTCATTTATTATTGCAGAAGATTTCCAGATTATCGCAGGAATTAAGCATTCCGATTGTACTTTATGCCGATGAGAAAACAAATCAGGCCATTCAGAATATTGCAAATCATCTGCGTTTAAATGCTAAAATTGGTTTCAAAAATGTTTCGGACTGGGATAGTTTTGATTCCATTTCAAATGATATAAAACCAACAGATTTAATTGTTTTCAATTTGTCGAGAAAAGGTTCTGTATCGTATCTTTCTATTTTTGATCGATTGCCCCAAAAATTTGATAAGCTCTTCAGCGATAATAACATTCTTTTGGTTTACCCTCAAGATGAGCGAAAAGAAAGTGCCATGGATGCTTATGAAGATTTCACAGCAACACCTCTAACGAAAGGTTTGGAAGCTATCGAACAGATTAGCCGAGGCTTGGGGAATATCCTAAAAAAGAATTAA
- a CDS encoding L-serine ammonia-lyase, which produces MEECISVFDMLKIGVGPSSSHTLGPWRAAERFLGELKNEAILDQISRVKVDLYGSLSLTGKGHATDLSVMLGLSGQDPEYIPVENIAGIIKTIEDTNEINLADEYKIPFYFLQDIVFNKEFLPFHANGLKFTAYKNDGSEYESTFYSIGGGFVVKEERENAKKKEVIKCAFPFPVQNAVELLNYTISENKSISEIVYENEKSMRSEAEIHSELMRIWNTMLECMYIGCHSEGILPGGLHVRRRAFDMHQNLIGLSNYTDPQSWLEEIRKTEVKFRQILKWVSCFALAVNEVNASLGRVVTAPTNGSAGVIPAVLMYYMVIENHNAGEKEIKQFLMVAGEIGSIFKKGSTISAAMGGCQAEIGVSSSMAAAALCELMGGTPAQVLMAAEIAMEHHLGLTCDPIGGLVQIPCIERNTMGAIKAINAAELALETDSKNAKVPLDKVINTMWETAKDMNSKYKETSEGGLAIAVNMADC; this is translated from the coding sequence ATGGAAGAATGTATCTCTGTTTTTGATATGCTTAAAATTGGTGTTGGACCTTCATCCTCACACACTTTGGGTCCTTGGAGAGCCGCAGAACGTTTTTTGGGAGAGCTGAAAAACGAAGCTATTTTAGATCAGATTTCGAGAGTAAAAGTCGATTTGTATGGATCACTTTCTTTAACCGGAAAAGGCCATGCCACTGATTTATCAGTAATGCTGGGTTTAAGCGGACAAGATCCTGAATATATTCCGGTAGAAAATATCGCTGGAATTATTAAAACAATTGAAGATACAAACGAAATCAATCTGGCTGATGAATATAAAATTCCGTTTTATTTTCTTCAGGACATTGTTTTCAATAAAGAGTTTCTTCCTTTTCATGCTAACGGATTAAAATTTACCGCATATAAAAATGACGGTTCGGAATACGAATCTACTTTTTATTCTATTGGCGGTGGTTTCGTGGTAAAAGAAGAACGCGAAAATGCAAAGAAAAAAGAAGTCATAAAATGTGCTTTCCCGTTTCCAGTTCAAAACGCGGTGGAGTTATTAAATTATACCATTTCTGAAAACAAATCGATTTCTGAAATTGTATATGAAAATGAAAAATCAATGCGTTCTGAAGCAGAAATTCATTCCGAATTGATGCGTATCTGGAATACAATGTTGGAATGTATGTACATTGGCTGTCATTCGGAAGGCATTCTTCCAGGCGGATTACACGTGCGAAGAAGAGCTTTTGACATGCACCAAAATCTTATCGGACTTTCTAATTATACTGATCCTCAGTCCTGGCTGGAAGAAATCAGAAAAACGGAAGTTAAATTCCGCCAGATTTTAAAATGGGTAAGCTGTTTTGCTTTGGCCGTGAATGAAGTAAATGCTTCTTTAGGGCGTGTTGTAACAGCGCCAACCAACGGAAGTGCCGGCGTAATTCCTGCCGTTTTAATGTATTATATGGTGATTGAAAACCACAATGCTGGCGAAAAAGAAATCAAACAATTTTTGATGGTTGCCGGAGAAATTGGAAGTATTTTCAAGAAAGGTTCTACTATTTCTGCTGCAATGGGAGGCTGTCAGGCCGAAATTGGCGTTTCGTCCTCTATGGCCGCTGCGGCTTTATGCGAATTAATGGGCGGAACTCCTGCTCAGGTTTTAATGGCTGCCGAGATTGCAATGGAACATCATTTGGGTTTAACCTGCGATCCTATTGGCGGTTTGGTGCAGATTCCGTGTATCGAAAGAAATACAATGGGAGCTATAAAAGCCATAAACGCAGCCGAACTTGCTCTTGAAACCGATTCGAAAAATGCTAAAGTACCGCTTGATAAAGTAATCAACACAATGTGGGAAACAGCAAAAGATATGAACTCAAAATACAAAGAAACCTCTGAAGGCGGACTGGCAATTGCAGTTAATATGGCGGATTGCTAA
- a CDS encoding VOC family protein: MNQNIKSIRPFIGAKNFELSRSFYRDLGYEEVVLESNFSVFKSGETAFYLQDYYAKEWIENTMIFVEVDDVERYYSELLALHLPEKYEGVKLTPIRYLDWGSECFLHDPSGVLWHFGVFKK; the protein is encoded by the coding sequence ATGAATCAGAATATAAAATCAATCAGGCCTTTTATTGGAGCGAAAAATTTTGAATTATCAAGAAGTTTTTATCGTGATTTAGGATATGAAGAAGTTGTTCTAGAATCTAATTTTTCGGTTTTTAAAAGCGGTGAAACTGCTTTTTATCTTCAAGATTATTATGCCAAAGAATGGATTGAAAACACAATGATTTTTGTAGAAGTTGATGATGTTGAACGTTATTACAGCGAACTTTTAGCTTTACATCTTCCTGAAAAATACGAAGGAGTAAAACTGACACCCATTCGATATTTAGATTGGGGAAGCGAATGTTTTCTGCACGATCCCTCTGGCGTTTTATGGCATTTTGGCGTATTTAAAAAGTAA
- a CDS encoding SH3 domain-containing protein encodes MKKLYFLIALFLSLVLHSQERYFLNSDTRLYTSPNSTSFLGYFKYGAEVRLLSESQNGWYKVQADNFNEGYVQEKFVATRLNAKDVKIKDLENPILEGGDNYYGGNHFFVLAAGLKARALPDKNSKIKEILFTGDPVPVDYVPVNENDWVNIGGNFSEEYSKYTLRKFIGLRPNFDSLIKDFDKLDVNALADRKTLSERIVELAWNSDYSKLIPAYQRYSEVVKQINDPKLIADTELYMAIAKGLSKHKLPEQIAAFAQKAEYSLKGVKTKSLYFTQKDLVKIFGQPTKKESIGDECGVYLSDLFYYYPDLQASVDEKKNQAEIVKVFINENNKLIFNPNAVLDHTLSEKAFIEKYGTYIEASIKSPHNYSIILEDSQFRIEFKDGKLYAIEIFFYC; translated from the coding sequence ATGAAAAAACTTTACTTTCTAATTGCATTATTTCTTTCTCTTGTATTGCATTCACAGGAACGTTATTTTCTAAATTCAGATACTCGACTGTATACTTCCCCAAATTCCACTTCTTTTTTAGGATATTTTAAATATGGTGCCGAAGTGCGTTTATTATCTGAAAGTCAGAATGGCTGGTACAAAGTGCAAGCAGATAATTTTAATGAAGGATATGTTCAGGAAAAGTTTGTTGCCACAAGATTAAATGCAAAAGACGTTAAAATAAAAGATCTCGAAAATCCAATTTTAGAAGGCGGCGATAATTATTATGGCGGGAATCATTTTTTTGTTCTGGCAGCAGGTTTAAAAGCAAGAGCTTTACCCGATAAAAATTCAAAAATCAAAGAAATTTTATTTACAGGTGATCCCGTTCCTGTTGATTATGTACCGGTAAACGAAAATGACTGGGTAAACATTGGCGGCAATTTTAGTGAGGAATATTCAAAATATACCTTAAGAAAGTTTATTGGGCTTCGTCCTAATTTTGATAGTTTAATCAAAGATTTTGACAAACTTGATGTCAATGCACTTGCAGATCGCAAAACACTAAGCGAAAGAATTGTAGAATTAGCCTGGAACAGTGATTATTCAAAATTAATTCCGGCGTATCAAAGATATTCTGAAGTGGTCAAGCAAATAAATGATCCTAAATTAATTGCCGACACTGAACTTTATATGGCTATTGCCAAGGGTTTATCCAAACATAAACTACCAGAACAAATTGCAGCATTTGCCCAAAAAGCTGAATATTCATTAAAAGGTGTAAAAACCAAATCATTATATTTTACTCAAAAAGATCTGGTAAAAATATTTGGACAACCTACTAAAAAAGAAAGCATTGGCGATGAATGCGGCGTTTACCTAAGTGATTTATTTTACTATTATCCAGATTTACAAGCATCTGTAGATGAAAAGAAAAATCAGGCCGAAATTGTAAAGGTTTTTATCAACGAGAACAATAAACTTATATTCAATCCAAATGCAGTTTTAGATCACACATTGTCTGAAAAAGCTTTCATTGAAAAATACGGAACCTATATTGAAGCTTCGATCAAATCACCGCACAACTACTCTATCATTTTGGAAGACAGCCAATTCAGAATCGAATTTAAAGATGGTAAACTATATGCAATCGAAATATTCTTTTATTGCTGA